Genomic segment of Aquarana catesbeiana isolate 2022-GZ linkage group LG02, ASM4218655v1, whole genome shotgun sequence:
ATGGTCGTCTTGTTTATTGTGTTTCTCTTGATCTATGTCTTCACGCTATTGGGCAATATTTGCATTATAGCCGTTACATTCTTTAACACCGGCCTGCATAAGCCGATGTATTTCTTTTTAGGAAATCTTGCATTTTTAGACATTATCTATTCAACAGTAATAGCCCCCAAAATGCTTTCTACCTTCCTAATGAAAGACAAATCCATCACCTATTCGGCGTGCGTGGTTCAGATGTTCCTCTTCGCAGTGCTGATCACATCTGAGAGCGTACTCCTTGCCATCATGGCTTACGATCGATACCTTGCCATCTGCAATCCCTTGCGGTATCCGGCCATAATGACCATGAGGTTCTGTGCCTGGCTCATCCTTGGGGCTTATCTGAATGGCCTCATCCAGTCCTTATTTCACACTTGTTTTACTTTTCGCCTGACCTTTTGTAAGACTGAAATAAGTTACTTTTTCTGTGATATGCCACCTCTGTTGAAACTCTCTTGTTCGGATACGTCCGTCAATGAATTGATCTTATTCACTTTCTGTGGATTCAACGAGGGCGGCTCAGCTCTTGTGGTCATCATTTCCTACTTTTTCATTATCCATTCTCTACTTAAGATTCGTCCAGAACATGGCAGAAGTAAAGCCGCATCTACTTGTATTTCCCACTTTGTAGTGTTTACACTTTACTACGGAAGCCTATTCTTCATCTACCTGAGACCGGGAAGTAGCCATTCAATGGAGGCGGACAGAGTGGCCTCTGTGGTCTATACAGTAGCCATACCAATGTTAAACCCAATCATCTACAGCTTAAGGAACAGTGAATTTAAGGCATCATTCCGGAAACTTTTGTCATGCAGATTTTCTATGTCCTAAATATGTGATCTTCGAAATAGCAGACCTAGCATCAGATATGCTAAATCTCACAATGTCTGGGCTGAATTCTAACTCCTAACTTCCTAAGTTCAGGACTTTATTACTGTCTTTaatgcactagcactttatatattGATCTGGCACTGAATTGGTTTaattctagggtcctttcacacagacaATCCACCCgatggactccgctttgctcagagGGGGATCGATTTGCTGATCCCTGCCgtgcaggtggatgacaggtccttctCCACTCTCCTGTCCGTTTTCATTCAATCCCATCCCATCCGCAAAGACAGATGGAAAAtggggtttccatccgtctggatttcacggacaggatcggatagcagcgagTGTCAGCGGTCATGTCACCTCTGACATCCACTGCCCCATAGGGGTGTATGGAATGTCCAATCCGGTCCACCTGATAAACTGATagacagacctgatcggaaagcccatgtgaaaggggcctcaatcATACCGGTTTTATATGCAATATTTGTTTTTCATATTGTTTGAGGGTTAGGGCTTGTATAGCAGCTTTGCAACTAGCATCAGATTAATTTTTAATGCTACGATCAGCATACTAAGTAATACATAAGAGTAACACTAATACACTGAGAGTGATTGTGCAAAGTGTCGAAATAATAAAGTGAAATCATTCCTTAGTGATAGCTGCACTCACATATATCCACATATGAATATAATAAACCAATCATAGTGTTGGGCTATCAAAATAAAGTGCATTGCATGTTCAAATCATATTAACATCCAATCAAGTGATAaagcacacatacactatattgtcagaagtatccggacacctccctttacacgcgcatgaactttaattgcatcccctATTTACCCCTATTAAAAGTTGACATTTCTAAACTACTACATTAGAGTTCCTCCTCTGTTTTCATCCCACACTGAGTTTGATGTGGACTCCTTGCTTGTGTGGTAACTCTCTATGCCAGTGGGATACTTCCATTAACCGCAGCCAGACCTCCACTCCATCTCCGAGGTCTAACCAGCTGGTAAGTGGCCTGTGAGTGGGGTGTGCACCTGGGTGTGAAGCATTATTCACTCACTCACATTGCTGGATCTTGatgacacatacactatattgtcaaatgtattgggacacctgcctttacacgcacatgaactttaattgcatcccagtcttagtccgtagggttcaatattgagttggcccgccctttgtagctataacagcttcaactcctctgggaaggctgtccacaaggtttaggagtgtgtctatgggaatgtttgaccattcttccagaagcgcctttgtgagatcaggcactgatgttggatgagaaggcctggctcgcagtctccgctctaattcatcccaaaggtgttctatgggcttgaaggcaggccagtcaagttcctccaccccaaattctctcatccatgtctttatggaccttgctttgtgcactggtccaaatcatttagtggaggggggattatgatgtggggttgtttttcaggggttgggcttggccccttagttcagtgaagggaactcttaaggcgtcagcataccaagacattttagacaattttatgctcccaaccttgtgggaacagtttggggatggccccttcctgttccaacatgactgcgcaccagtgcacaaagcaaggtccataaagacatggatgagcgagtttggggtggaggaacttgactggcctgcacagagtcctgacctcaacccgatagaacacctttggaatgaattagagcagagactgtgagctaggtcttctcgtccaacatcagtgcctgacctcacaaatgcgcttctggcagaacggtcaaacattcccatagacacactcctaaaccttgtggacggccttcccagaagagttgaagctgttatatttgcaaagggtgggccaactcaatattgaaccctacagactaagactgggatgccattaaagttcatgtgcgtgtaaaggcaggcatccctatacatttgacaatatagtgtatgtgtcatCAAGATCCAGCAATGTGAGTGAGTGAATAATGCTTCACACCCAGGTGCACACCCCACTCACAGGCCACTTACCAGCTGGTTAGACCTTGGAGATGGAGTGGAGGTCTGGCTGCGGTTAATGGAAGTATCCCACTGGCATAGAGAGTTACCACACAAGCAAGGAGTCCACATCAAACTCAGTGTGGGATGAAAACAGAGGAGGAACTCTAATGTTGTAGTTTAGAAATGTCAACTTTTAATAGGGGTAAAACTACTCACAATAGATAGGAGTACAATCGCATGTTACACAGTAAAACACATTTAACACCCCGGCGGGCGTGATGACATCACCGGTGTAGCTCtgcccgacgtgtttcgtccaatAGAGCGTCATCAAGGGATAATGGAGTTGCATTATCACTTAATTGGATGATAATATAATGTGCACATGCACTTTAATTTGATAGCACAATTAGATTTTTGGTTAGTAGAGTAACACTGCCAGGAAGTTAGACCCAATGACACCACTGTGGACTGATGCCCTCTCTCCAACTGTTGGCCAGGTGCTGGCTGAGGAGCCCAGGAAACTATATAATACTGACACACACCGATGACATCACCTCTTTGTAAAATCTGTATTTAGCCATGAATAGCAGACAGACACAGTGTCCCTGCCCAGCAATCACCCCTCCTTGATGTGTTCCACCTTGATAGGTTTATTCGTAGGAGAGGGAGTGGCTGCTATATAACCTCCCCCTTACTGACCACTCCAATCCTTTGAATAATGATGATAAGCaataaagaataaattaaataaataaagtttttcaatattgcagcagcgcttgtgCTCCCCAAATCAATAGGGTCCGTTTCACAGTGGAAATTCCTTAAGTTCAAATGGAATGAGTGGTAAGAGTCCTACTGCTAGATATtgttgtattctgtgagggtagttaatCCTTTTACCAAGTGATACACCACGTGCGGGGAACCCCAATGAGGATGCACTCACTAGAAATCCAACCAATATGAGCCTTGAGTAATAATAATAGTAGGTGTGCACCACCttccaaacgaccaccagatgtcagtcttactcttggtagctccaataagatatgtgggagaaatggaatgtccacatagtgtgatattgctaaaacactttattaaaacatcCAATCATCCCCCTTAATTAGCATGCGTACCAGAGAAACATTTAAAAAGAGCAAATAtagaaaagtgcactgtgcctgtagcGTCCTCCAATCGGGAAAGATGACAGGAGCGCTCGCTGTGTGAGATTACAGCCACACGCTTCCTGGTACTTCCTGGTACTTCTTGATCGTTGGAGCGCATAAGTCACTTCCGGTGCATCATGTCCCTGACGTTTCGTCACTACCTGGACTTCTTTGAGggcgccctcagaagaagtccaggtagTGACGAAACGTCAGggcgccctcagaagaagtccaggtaCTTACTGATATTTTTTCATATAACTGGCTCATACACTCTTATTCTACTACTCCTTGAAGCGCAGTTGGTACTGGGGTCGATCGAGTCTatttcccggggttgcgatgcgcccagttctCGACCTGTCACCCGTCTCGTCACGTGACGGGGCGGGCCTTGACCtgggcgcatcggcgtcatgtttCCCAAGCCCCGCATGCGGCGCCGTGCACCGCCGCTCTGCGGGAGTCTAGTGGTATACCACCCCTGGGCCTTTGCGCTGCGGGGATGGGAGGCGGCCGCAATTGTGTCTAGGCTGTCTGTCCCTCCCCATTGCGTAATTACGCCCGCACATGACGTTGGCGGGCGCACGCCCCCGGCCCGCGGCATTTAACGGCGACCTAGGCCGGGTGCATGTAGGTTTCGCTACGGATGTGGGGCATTTGGCCTGGCCCGGCTCTTTCACCACACAGGTAACTTTCTTGCACACCTTTACTATGGTCTACTGGCCTCCTAGCTGCAcacactctctctcactctcactacATACCTCATTTTCTTTTCCTTGTCTTTTTCTGGCTCCGGTTTGCACTTGTATCCATTCACTCTTTGGTTTCTCACTAGGCTGTCACCCATTATATTTCACGTTCTGTCCCATGCTCACACACCCATTCTATTTTCTTCACAGTCATCTCAGGGCCTGGTGGCCTCATtgtttgtccctgcctggcggcccctatgGGTACCTTGGTCACTTTGGTGGCTGTGGTCGACGGTTCCCTGGGGCGAgctttctgcctcaaccccgggggagactttgcagATCCGGACCAATGCTGCATTCTAGGATTCAGGTTACCACGGATTAAGACACTGTTCGTGAGTGCGAATGCAAATTTGAATTCTTTTGCATCTTTCTCCTATATATCTATCCACATATTAATACATGTTTCATTGTTTCAATGCAgcttaaattgcatcggactcctgatgattggttataagccaagaaacgcgttgagttaataactattgatgcacataCCCATCTAGCATACAATGTATTCTTTCCTGTAACTGTACAACTAGTGTCTGTGTTACGCCCTTCAATGTATTGTCTATAACATGCCGAAATGTTGCTTATGATGTTTTTATTCATGACTGTATTTGGTCCCAGGATGTATGTAATTAAACTTTTATACCATTACTACCTGGTTTACTTTTTGTGGATATAACTATGTATAGGACCTACCCCAGATACCCTTCTTCAGCATATACTACCCAGTTGAGACTTCCACCaacatgcctcacgcaaagtcctgcCTTTCTCCTCTATCTTTATTAATGTCTGGCACAGATCAACCTTGGGACTTGCTAAAAAGTTACATGTTGCATTCTGATCACTGATAGAGTGTAGACTGCGAAAAtccttcttcctgcctgcagcagaccgaTGACATCATCTGGATTTCAAGGGTGGCTTTTTATTGAAAAATGCTGGATCCTTTTTTTGAGAAATGATACagctgctgtatattgtgacatgtaaaaaatgtattcataTAAAGTTCAATGGCATTGGTAAACTCTTCAAAGGAAAAGTATGAAGGTTTTTGCAACTATTTCATGTTCCAGGTTTAAtgcttttaaaataaagttttatttctattattgtttcctttcaaataaaaatgtataaagggTGTTCCCATGATACAGGATTATCTCCTCATTTTGGGTTTTACAAAGAGAGAACACAGCAGAAGATGCTTGCCTTTAGGCTACCTGTCTCTGATTGACAATCCATATGTCTCTATCTGGACGTATGGAGTGGGGAgagttttgaagattttttttgtggttttgagTATCTCTTCTTCTCATTTAGTTCAAGGTCAGCAGGCAGAGAGGTAGGAATGGAATAGCTGATGTTCATATACAGAAAGGGCAAAAAGACAGGGAgagtctatggcagtggttctcaactcctgtcctcaggacccactaacaggccaggtttgtaagataactgaaatacatcacaggtgatataatttactgctcagtgattgcagtattctagtctgcatctctccaaggtaatatataaaacctggcctgttagtgggtcctgaggacaggagttgagaaccactggtctatggaTTCCCAGGAACCATACCTGAGACTGTGTAACATGTATCatgcaccaaaaataaaaatgtgctattGTAATAAAAATACACCTTAGTCTGTCCAAACAAAGCAATGTCACAACCTGTTACTACATCAATAGATGGTACATTCAATACACATGAGACCACTGACCTGGGTCCCAGGAAGGACCAAAAAACGAAAAATCAACCAATGGAAACACGTTTTCATAACTGTTACTTTATCGTCTTTGTTCAGCCTTCAGCAGAGAAATTCATTACACCTGTCATCCCTGCAACATTAAatgtgaccactagatggagcctggAATAAAATTACTGTTTTGCAGAAGCCAAAGACTGTTCAACTTTAATAAAAACTCCCATCATCCCTCATTCTAAGATAAGGAAATGGGTACATCCTGGGAGCACAGACCTAATGTTAAGAAATGAGGGCGAGGAAACCAGCCATCATATCTGCAGCACATGTTGTAGACTAAACTTACATCCCCTACAGGCAGCATTGCTGGTGAGCATGGACTTATTGGCATCTGCAGCCTAGTTATCTCATTGTGTTTTTGTATGTTTCATACATTGTTTGTATTTCTCATCTGTTTTTTCAAAAGGTTTCACCCCACCCTGCTTTGTTAAACCTCTAGAAGACCAgacctattctgacactttttgtttacaagtaaaaatctgaatttttttgctagaaaattacttagaacacccaaacatttcggtaaaatataaaagttggtggaatggcaataaactacgatacttaaaaatatccataggtgatgatttatacatttttacagattaccagtttatagttacagaagaggtctagtgctagacttATTACTCTCACTATAATGttagtggcgatacctcacatgcgtggtgtgaacaccgtttacatgcaCGTGTGACCTATGTATCTGCACgtgagggatgggggcgcttttcattttttgttatatttattttattatttgtttacactgacgctttcattttttattttttttaatcacttttattcctatcacaaaaaatgtaaacatccctttgtgATAGAAATCAGgggtgacagttcctctttatggaAACCTcttgggtctataagaccccagatcttttctctaccctggaaagcatgccatcaataataaaaaaaaacattaattagtttaatgcattacaaaaaaaaaaaggcagtgtttacatttgcctaaccggaagtgatgtcatcagtaAACCACAGAGATGACCGGGGTCCTGCTGGTCTATGGCCAGCCCTGTGATCACCCGgtggcactgtcggattggatAGTGGGCTTCTCCAGGAGAGCGGGAGGGTGGCAGGAggatgggcaccccccccccccatcatctgtaaaAGCAATACAGCAGTTAATCAGTCACAATGATTGCTTTTAGATGACAAAAATCGCCAAATGCGTACATGTCCGTGATTTGGCGTCaagtggtttttaaccacttgcataactggcacttatatccccttcctgacagggcaattttcagcactttcacactttgaatgacaattgcgcggtcaggtaacactgtacttatatgaaaggggacatgtatcagtgcaaaaaaaaagtcacccgtttgtgactcctccccctctgacaacacagggaaagccatgggggggggggtcaccggatggccccaccctctgttatataagaactgtcacctgaacagaagcgtcacacagcggaagactcccactgaggtggatcgtgcggagGACGAAgtgaagaagaagccagaggaagatgccgggcgagaagaccagaggaagaagcgggggaagaagaagatggaggaagaagaagaacaccaaaggaagacagaagaaagaagatgaaaaaagaagcgagaaagaagaagaaattaataaaggaattgtcaaaaaccgtctcatcttttttaacctttttgacactatttttgtgaaatggcaggggtgcatttgtaccccattacaaaTTCACACTGGGGGCGGGATCtagggatccccttgttaaagggggcttccagattccgataagcccccgaccgcagaccccccccacaaccaccggccaagggttgtgggaatgaggcccttctccccatcaacctggggacaaagtgctttgggaggactgctaccccaaagcaccctcccaatgttgagggcatgtggcctggtacggttcaggagggggggctctttcatctccccctctttccctgcggcctgccaggttgcgtgctcggataagggtctggtatggatttttggggggaccccacgccatttttaaaaaaattttggcgtggggttccccctaaaacccatacttcaggtttggtatggattttgagggggacccccacgccatttttttttaaattttggtgcggggtttcccttaatatccataccagacctgaaaggcctggtatggaatttggggggaccacatgcattttttttttttaattttggttcggggttcccctgtggggaaataccatgccgtttttatcaatgaacatttatgtgtattgctggaccgacaattcattatagccggcgctagcgctagtacttttaaatgattttttttcctttagaaatgtcattttgcactcggactattctaaacacaggaaacacacgctattttacaggcatactaaagacaacccccaggtacaaaatgtaaaagaatattacacttttattttttcactttaaacattattaaaatcactgctcccgaaaaaactgcagtttttaaaactttttttgcactgatacatgtcccctggggacaaaaacttgcatattaacccttaaaattagcacttttgatttctcccatagacaattcactataccctgtttccccaaaaataagacctagtgtgattgtcggtgatggctgcaatataagccctaccccccaaataagccctagatAGAGTCCatgtaggtcttgttttcagggtagggcttatttccagggaaacagggtagggcttatttggggggtagggcttatattgcagccatcaccgacaatcgggctaggtcttattttcggggaaacagggtagccgcTATTActttatgacttttttttcctttagaaatatcattttgctgtcagactattctaaacatgggaaaaaagcgcc
This window contains:
- the LOC141129681 gene encoding olfactory receptor 5AS1-like codes for the protein MERNQTVVTGFILLGFTNRNDLMVVLFIVFLLIYVFTLLGNICIIAVTFFNTGLHKPMYFFLGNLAFLDIIYSTVIAPKMLSTFLMKDKSITYSACVVQMFLFAVLITSESVLLAIMAYDRYLAICNPLRYPAIMTMRFCAWLILGAYLNGLIQSLFHTCFTFRLTFCKTEISYFFCDMPPLLKLSCSDTSVNELILFTFCGFNEGGSALVVIISYFFIIHSLLKIRPEHGRSKAASTCISHFVVFTLYYGSLFFIYLRPGSSHSMEADRVASVVYTVAIPMLNPIIYSLRNSEFKASFRKLLSCRFSMS